The following DNA comes from Erigeron canadensis isolate Cc75 chromosome 3, C_canadensis_v1, whole genome shotgun sequence.
GGTGATGGATAATTCAAGCAAATATTTGCCAAAGAAGACCTTTATGATAAACCCAGGAAATAATGAGTTGCCAAGTTTGTAAATATGTGGACGGAGTGTTTGAATACTATGCTTTCTCATAAAACTAGCTTGTAGGAAGATGCAAAAGGAATTTGTCAGCACATCGAATTTTCGCTCTATCATAAaataatggaaaatgatatatttttttaaattttagccTAATAATTCTCTAGTTCCATAGAAAGATTACATGTATAATACATCTATTTTGTCTCATCATCCCATCTCTTGACTTTTCCATGTACATGTGTCTCGACCATGTGATTAAGAGTATTACTAGGCTAAAGTTCTAGGAAGATATATTATTTTcctaaaattattaattagtttCTGTTTATACTCCGTATTTCATAGAAGTGATAATTCATAAAGTCTACATTGAACAAGTCAACTAAGCTTTTGTGGAGTGCAGTTGATATCAATTGATCATTGAACTAGTCTTAGATGGTTCCTAAGAGTTGCCAATATTGGCTTTTAGACATGCAAGTATAATGAAGTCTTAGACGGCTCCTAAGAGCTGAAAATATTGGCTTTTTAGACATGTAAGTATTTTTAGCAAAACGAGCTTATAGCTGTTTGTTGATAGTATTCGATGTTCCTTGACATATAAGTTCAAATTTGGGGTAATAATTGGCATAAAGTTTGATtgttatcttattttaataaatataatatcaacattctaaaaattattatgaaaagtagtaatataaaaataaaatgttattgaattaaaaattatgatttatttaataattgttttcttATAGAATTCTAAAAATGAACCAGTTATTTCGCAAAACATGAagcaaaaactaaaaagaaaatggtaacttataaaaagtgaaaaagtcCAACATTAAAAAGAGCTTTGGATTCGTTaagattaaaatatttaaaataagttaattacTAAAACTAATCATTAACAATAGAATTATTCGGGAGTTATATAACTTGATATTTCAAAAGCTCCATCGAAATTTAGAATGCTTGTTTATGAAGATTTTAGCTAGAATTTTTTTGTTCAAGTTAAAAGCTTTGCTAAGATCTAGAAGATCCTGAATGTTCCTAAGTCCTAACAACTCTTTGCCCTCAAAGTGGGATAAGGATTATCTCAAGTTATCCCTCCAACTTGACCTCGCAAGTTTGAAGAACTAGACAGGATCCCTATACTTCTTAATGTATGAATAGAGCGACGACTTCAGTCTCAACAACATTGAccccaaaatatatatgaacatgTCTACAATAAAATCAAGCTCATTTTAAGTAAATTTAAATAcattattatgtgttttattagTAAAGTGAAGGTATTGTCTCAATATAAACATGAACATACTATATAATATTAGATTTTAGTCCATGTATAATATTGGTATATGCATCGAcatttgacaattaaataaatggcATTAGTACTAATGTTATGTTTAATAATAccttaatttattttcttatgtAAAATTTTCAGTAATCATTTTGTGTCTCTTGTATGTTACTTTGAAAGAAGTCAATAGTTACTGTTACTCACAGTTAAGCTTGTATCAGTTATAATCAGTTAGGGGGATATCGTTGGGATGAAAAATCCCACAGCCAAActaattataattgtattaaTGTATTTCACTGTATGTAGTTCAATGAAGACATTATATCTTCTGATGCGTTACAGTCAAAGTTGAAGCAATTAGAATAAAAGCTAAAAATCATGTCATGCCAGTTCGTTGAAATGGAAATCGCCGAACATATCAAAGAATGAGAACAAGACAACCAAGCATGATTAGCGAGTGTTGACAAAACGCTCTCTAGTCACACGTTATCCCCGACCAACAACATCCGCCCATGCCCTTGATCGCTGACAAGCCTTGTGGGGGAAACATTATGGTGGTAAACAGGCTCATTCAATGCGATTGACATTTTCTTTGAGCCCTACCTAGAGCCGCCCCCTGGTGGACATTGATTTGAGGTACAGAACATATTTCACGATCTCCTTCCAGTAATGATGACTCTTGAAAATCACTTTTCTTCATGTACAGAACATATTTCACGGAACATATTTCACAATACAGTGCTTGATAATCCACCGCATTCAATCACTCATTCATGTATTGTATTTGTCATTCAAATTATGTGTAGGTCAAACTTACCTCAACGTTACACCTTGTAATTATCTGATTTTTGATCAATAAAGAATTATTCATTAAAAAGCAATACTTGCGTcgtattatttatttgtttaatttttattaaacaaataccTGACCAACACCCTATCAGTATAAAGTAACGTAATGTCTAACATAATGTTTACGTGATGACTTGTCAAGTTTTTCCAGGGATTGAATCCGAtgtttttttatagttattgttgtAAGTGATTTAATAGTAAAAGTTGGTGACTCATTGATAAGGTTTTTTACCTCGAGAGAATACACGTGGGTTCAAGTCCCACTCCACATTTGTGGGGTTATACCATTAACTTAGGGCATTAATTTATTTCCGAACTAAAGaagaaattatattaataaactgGTAAACCTTTTCCTAATAGATATTATTGATTTGCAACAAATTATTGACTACAGAAACAATTGAAGAGTAATTCTAAACAAAATCTATAGAAGAATTTAGGGTATGAGAAAATGCCCTTGGGCAAAAGAAactgttaagtctgggattcgctgaagaagacttgctcgctAACACATGTCATCAGCTAGTCTTTAGcaagtcatcagcagatgaagagacgTCTTGAGCAAGTTGAATACTCCAACATGGTGGTCATGGTgggaagaattcaaatcaaatgaagacaaaaaggtcacatggtggttaaccaactgtaataTGCCTTGAATGGCAAAgatacatgttgggaccaaagcaagggttttctctctcttacccgatttggtatagaagacaagggcacatgattcaagtaccatgagccaattggatgtcgacaaccactatcaagtcacaatcaaagcaggctgtgttgccTCAAGTCTTgtcctatataaagcaacacagccacattgtatcatggtgttagtcaccttgaaaatgtgtatcacttgtaattgtttaagtttttagtgtgtctagacttagcaattatcattgttcttttgtattcttgtaagtcaagtgtgtaagatcaaccatgtattcatcgtttaatcaatgatacatttgattatccttgcattgaaatattacaattgaacttaactttgttcttgttatttacttgcttacttactttcttgtctaacttaattataacataagttgtgcattcttGGACCATCAGAAACCTCTATAAATACTCTTGAGTCTTGAtgtgcaatatatatataaaaagaaaaactgttTTCTACAGGATACGTAAGGCAGTAGGTACATTAATTTGTCAAGATCATGGTCATTAACAAGAAGAGTATGGAAAATGAAGTATTGTTAGGCGATGCCATACTACAAAGAGACATTCCAGGCATTGATTCAGGTCCTGATACGAAATTGAGGTGGTTGCGCTCTCAAATAATAGGCCGTGTTGCTCTTGTCCACACTCCATTTGGAATACGTAAACTCACTTATGCTGATCATACAGCCTCAGGTCGTTGTCTTCAATACATTGAGGAATACATCATCCAAACTGTTCTTCCATTTTACGGTACCATTactatatactccgtatttatTGATCGTTAGTTCTAAGTATTGCACTTCTGATTTTAAATATGTTAGCAATTCATTGCCATGATTACTATCCAGGAAACACTCACACAAGTGACAGCTACGTTGGCTATCGGACCACCAAAGTTGTACATGATGCAACTGAATATGTCAAGAAATGCTTAGGTGGAACTCAAGATGATGCACTTTTCTTTTGCGGGTCAGGCACCACTGCAGCTATAAAAAAGCTTCAGGAAGTCATGGGAGTTGCTATTCCATCGATACTCAAAGAGAAAGTATTAAAATCATGTTTACGAAATGAAGAAAGGTGGGTTGTTTTTGTTGGTCCATATGAGCACCACTCCAATCTCCTCTCTTGGAGGCAAAGCTTAGCAGAAGTAATAGAGATCGGTTTAGATAAAGATGGAATGATTGACATGGATGATTTAAAGTGCCAGCTGCAGTTTTATCAAGGCACGGGCCGCCCAATGCTTGGTTCTTTCTCTGCTTGTAGTAATGTCACAGGAATTTGTTCTGATACTCGTTCTCTATCTAGCCTGCTTCATGAGTTTGGAGCTTTTGCATGCTTTGATTTCGCAGCAAGGTAGATATTTTGCTTACTTGCATAGCTGGTTTGTACTATACACTCACACACATAATGAAAGGTTAATGATAAACGATACATacgtatatgtgtgtatatatatatcataccatcatgttattttgtaaaaatatggCACACGGATGCACACTTGCCCAAAAAACTTATGTGTCACCATCTTCTTcgtttatttatgttttgttagcaTTTAATATCTATGAACTAACACCCTATATGAACATTTTATGCATAATAGTGGACCATATGTTGAGATTGACATGAGGTCAGGTGCTATTGATGGCTACGATGCCATAATCTTAAGTCCTCACAAGTTTCTTGGAGGGCCGGGATCACCAAGAATTCTTCTGATGAACAAGATCTTGTACCAGCTTAAAAATGCCCCCCCATCAACATGTGGAGGTGGTACCGTTAACTATGTTAATTACTTTGATGAACAGGTATGTAAACGACTATTGTTGTGGAATTCTAGAATTGTTCATGAAAGGTATCTAACAAAATTAATCATAAAAAATTAGGACACCTTATACATCAATGATATTGAAGAAAGGGAAGACGCTGGGACGCCTCAAATCATCCAACGAGTGAAAGTAGCTTTAGCCTTTCAGGTTAAAGAATACATCGGAGGCAGAGTaattgaagagaaagaaaatgaatatGTAGGAAAGGCCTTAGAGAGACTGACCCGTAATAAGAACATATGGGTGTTGGGAAATACTAAAGTTGTGAGACAAGCAATCATATCTTTCCTCATTCACTCAACTTCATCCTCACCGGATGCCGGTAACAAAGTAGATGAGGAAATTCACATATCAAGTGAGACATGTTATAAAAGAGACAAGCCACTGGATGGGGCTTTTGTCGCTAAGCTCCTAAATGACCTCTTTGGTATTCAAGCTCGAGGAGGGTGTGCTTGTGCTGGACCTTACGGGCACCACTTGCTTGGTATCGATAAACCTCTCTCGCTAGCAATTAAATCTGCAATTGAAATGGTAAATCTTTATTTTGAGTTTCTCCGTTTGAAAACTCATGGAACTTTTAGATTTCTGTAAATTTCGTTGGCTGATATTTTCTTTCATGCATGTCATTTAATCTAGGATTTTGTTAACTATAGATGCTTAATTCCGctttatttatgattttgacAATTTACCAAGTTGTCAACATACAATGTCCAAAACCTTAGTTCGTTCCTACTATATACATTTGGTCATAGTTTGGTACATTCTGCCAATAGATGATAATTAAGCCTAACAATAGATTTTATGTGGTtaaggattattattattaaaggaAAGTTATTTAATGATCAATGActttcaggttgggtcaggttgggttagcttggggttgggtcagcttggggtcaggttgggtcagcttggggtctgggtcaggttgggtcagcttgacacaatctacacagaTGTAGATTAtgagttttgggtcagcttggggtcaggttgggtgaGCTTGGGGtatgggtcaggttgggtgagCTTGGTTaacttgggttgggtcagcttgacacaatctacacaaatgtagattataagttttgggtcagattggggtcagcttggggttgggttgggttagcttgggttctgggtcaggttgggtcagcttgacacaaaactacatataatctacacaaatgtagatcccaagctgacccagattccagactgaccaagctgacccataacccaggttgaccaatctgacccaaccaagctgacagaccaagctgatcataactcaagctgacccagacccaagctgacctaaaaccaggctgacaaaagtttgatttatttacaaaaatgtcaccgcgttcttttttttaaaatccacatgtcgcgttctgattggttcataagaccatctctcccttctctccttaagacaccttcttatttgatctctctcctgtatatatatatatatatatatatatatatatctaggcTCACTTCTGTCCACTGttgtattttcaaaatcaaattttacgaactttgaccatataatatttttgtttgtgttttataatatttgattaaagttatatgaaatgattgtgtgttagatgtgtgtttcattattataactttcataactattatataacataaacaaaaatatt
Coding sequences within:
- the LOC122593556 gene encoding probable cysteine desulfurase; its protein translation is MVINKKSMENEVLLGDAILQRDIPGIDSGPDTKLRWLRSQIIGRVALVHTPFGIRKLTYADHTASGRCLQYIEEYIIQTVLPFYGNTHTSDSYVGYRTTKVVHDATEYVKKCLGGTQDDALFFCGSGTTAAIKKLQEVMGVAIPSILKEKVLKSCLRNEERWVVFVGPYEHHSNLLSWRQSLAEVIEIGLDKDGMIDMDDLKCQLQFYQGTGRPMLGSFSACSNVTGICSDTRSLSSLLHEFGAFACFDFAASGPYVEIDMRSGAIDGYDAIILSPHKFLGGPGSPRILLMNKILYQLKNAPPSTCGGGTVNYVNYFDEQDTLYINDIEEREDAGTPQIIQRVKVALAFQVKEYIGGRVIEEKENEYVGKALERLTRNKNIWVLGNTKVVRQAIISFLIHSTSSSPDAGNKVDEEIHISSETCYKRDKPLDGAFVAKLLNDLFGIQARGGCACAGPYGHHLLGIDKPLSLAIKSAIEMGD